The following are from one region of the Paenibacillus sp. JZ16 genome:
- a CDS encoding DUF4179 domain-containing protein — protein MSIEEQLKDQMHRAANHMATPQDIYDRVWKSTERNISNQDPLTRRSRNRGFIRQALVISTVAGLLGISIVSSAFISPAMAETLSRIPLMHNVFKLAGDLGLQTAEQHGLAKETHYHDTHDNYTLTASQVIFDGLRGGIALQLDETGHPASLYDPYARRQSEDSSPKSKGSFGSMKAFVNGEEAGITWDIGPGSDTGSAIVTITGESLDGVTRRTPLPAAFDLTLEIRLEMIPEPFVLHIPMQKNTDNHALYPAAQKASGDISWELEEMERSPLSTRFELVLKDRSPDDRSLFFEIVDQNGKEIRLVDRYGYDMKQGYRRYDMLYEPLPSDTQSLTIKPFRYAYEDAIENEKERKTANGSWKKEYIPALEMTIPIEGEQNK, from the coding sequence TTGTCCATTGAAGAACAGTTAAAAGATCAAATGCACCGTGCCGCCAATCATATGGCGACCCCTCAGGATATTTATGACCGTGTATGGAAGTCAACCGAGAGAAACATTTCAAACCAAGACCCGTTAACCAGAAGATCCCGCAATCGAGGTTTCATTCGACAAGCCTTGGTCATAAGCACAGTCGCTGGTTTATTAGGTATTAGCATCGTATCCTCGGCCTTTATCTCCCCCGCGATGGCCGAAACCTTAAGCCGAATTCCGCTGATGCATAATGTATTCAAGCTCGCCGGGGATTTGGGATTGCAGACAGCCGAACAACATGGGTTGGCGAAGGAGACTCATTATCATGACACACATGACAATTATACCCTGACGGCGTCACAGGTCATATTTGACGGTTTGCGCGGAGGCATTGCGCTTCAACTGGACGAGACAGGGCACCCCGCCTCTCTGTACGATCCTTACGCCCGCAGGCAGTCCGAAGATTCATCTCCAAAAAGCAAGGGTTCCTTTGGATCGATGAAAGCATTCGTGAATGGAGAAGAAGCAGGCATTACATGGGATATCGGTCCCGGCAGCGATACCGGATCGGCTATCGTGACGATTACCGGGGAATCCTTGGACGGAGTTACCCGTAGAACTCCGTTACCTGCAGCGTTTGATTTGACGCTGGAAATTAGACTCGAGATGATCCCGGAGCCTTTTGTTCTACACATTCCGATGCAAAAAAATACGGATAACCATGCCCTGTATCCCGCTGCGCAAAAAGCGTCGGGGGATATCAGCTGGGAGCTGGAAGAAATGGAGCGTTCCCCCCTTTCCACCCGCTTTGAACTGGTGTTAAAGGATCGTTCTCCGGATGATCGATCCCTGTTTTTTGAGATTGTCGATCAGAACGGCAAAGAGATTAGATTGGTAGACCGATATGGATATGATATGAAGCAAGGTTACCGTCGTTATGACATGCTGTACGAGCCCCTTCCTTCCGATACGCAGTCGTTAACAATCAAGCCGTTTCGGTATGCATACGAAGATGCGATTGAGAATGAAAAAGAGAGAAAAACGGCCAACGGTTCTTGGAAGAAGGAATATATCCCCGCTCTAGAAATGACGATACCTATTGAGGGAGAACAGAATAAATGA
- a CDS encoding outer membrane protein assembly factor BamB family protein: MYTIQKKTVTRLVTTGMAVALLASPISSVLPGPGHVAAAASAVDKSSHSLKPIWTKTLGDPSRISPQTTLIKNNLYYTVGKKYIAFDALAGKTRWTYPAAAVSQTVTDGQSVWFTDATGRLIKLNAVTGKLQWKVKTQSQPGKKESYVNLSLHAADGVIYVGDAYGLTAYNASNGKVKWKLKGSAHGYKLLQTGKILVATTIIDGALTTSGLQGIDAQNGKVKWKQTDGDHQDILFSNDKSFYTRDVTEGIDAGYAANIDEMNLTNGKIMATRSYIPVDFVEDQSASDVVSDGEYFYVIEKYDETQKKAVVSRFPTDSRSKADPDKTYAFEAGVAEWSLGDAGLAYVRLDNGKLLTLDTNSGRTLASAQYKGTPLPTLIGQDVIVVQHGGQISGVKKAAASQ; the protein is encoded by the coding sequence ATGTATACCATTCAAAAGAAAACCGTTACTCGACTCGTCACAACAGGCATGGCCGTAGCTCTTCTCGCATCGCCAATCTCTTCCGTGCTGCCAGGGCCGGGGCATGTCGCAGCTGCTGCGTCTGCTGTGGACAAGTCTTCCCACAGCCTGAAGCCGATTTGGACGAAGACGTTGGGAGATCCAAGCCGGATTAGCCCCCAAACCACATTAATTAAGAACAACTTATATTATACCGTTGGGAAGAAATATATTGCTTTTGACGCGTTGGCAGGCAAAACCCGCTGGACGTATCCCGCCGCTGCCGTCTCACAGACCGTAACGGATGGCCAATCGGTATGGTTTACGGATGCGACAGGCCGATTAATTAAGCTCAATGCTGTAACCGGCAAGCTGCAATGGAAAGTTAAAACACAATCCCAGCCAGGAAAGAAAGAAAGCTATGTGAACCTCAGTTTGCATGCAGCCGATGGTGTGATCTATGTCGGGGATGCGTATGGGCTGACGGCGTACAACGCATCAAACGGGAAGGTTAAGTGGAAATTGAAGGGCAGCGCCCATGGGTACAAACTGCTCCAAACGGGAAAAATCCTTGTCGCAACCACGATTATCGACGGAGCATTAACCACGAGCGGGTTACAGGGAATCGATGCTCAGAACGGCAAAGTAAAATGGAAACAGACCGACGGTGACCACCAGGACATTCTCTTCTCGAACGATAAGTCGTTCTATACGCGTGACGTAACCGAAGGCATCGATGCCGGATATGCAGCGAACATCGATGAAATGAATCTGACCAATGGGAAAATTATGGCTACCCGATCCTATATACCCGTGGATTTCGTGGAAGATCAAAGTGCATCCGATGTCGTATCCGATGGGGAATATTTCTATGTCATTGAAAAGTATGACGAGACTCAGAAGAAAGCTGTAGTTTCCCGATTCCCGACGGATAGTCGTTCTAAGGCCGACCCGGATAAAACTTATGCTTTCGAAGCGGGAGTGGCCGAATGGTCCCTCGGGGATGCGGGCCTTGCCTATGTAAGACTGGACAACGGCAAGCTGTTGACGCTCGATACGAACAGCGGACGTACGCTGGCCTCCGCTCAATACAAAGGCACTCCATTGCCGACGCTTATCGGACAAGACGTGATTGTCGTTCAGCATGGTGGGCAGATCAGCGGCGTCAAGAAAGCTGCTGCCTCCCAGTAA
- a CDS encoding MerR family transcriptional regulator, producing MDEVRTYSIGEFSKKTGIPVRTLYYYDEVGLLKPIKHPVSKHRQYSQEDVLALHKIVSLKFLGCSLEQIKELMEHCEFDVNLNETLLAQKTALAEEKERIEQSMQAIDRTIVLLEKEGSVDSNVLMSLINNMQTEDMQREWLETKTAKEIVDHLFNKSEEEQIELDIMYIQLSKDVKRLAGRPPSDPEVQKLIEDFMKSTVEFVGEEAMHVFGELETSEAEELASQFPSPYTREEEEWLNSVMEYYMKQNEMLDTDQH from the coding sequence ATGGATGAAGTAAGAACATATTCGATCGGAGAATTTTCGAAAAAAACGGGGATTCCGGTTCGTACGCTGTATTATTACGATGAAGTCGGGCTGCTTAAGCCGATAAAGCATCCGGTTTCCAAACATCGTCAGTATAGCCAGGAGGATGTGCTGGCCCTTCATAAAATTGTCAGCTTGAAATTTTTAGGATGCAGCCTGGAGCAGATTAAGGAGCTGATGGAGCATTGCGAATTTGATGTCAATTTGAACGAGACGCTGCTGGCACAGAAAACAGCGCTGGCAGAAGAAAAAGAGCGCATTGAGCAATCTATGCAAGCCATTGATCGGACGATTGTGCTGCTTGAAAAGGAAGGATCGGTTGACAGTAACGTACTCATGAGTTTAATCAACAACATGCAGACGGAAGACATGCAGCGCGAATGGCTGGAAACCAAAACCGCCAAGGAAATCGTGGATCATTTGTTTAATAAATCGGAAGAAGAACAAATCGAGCTGGACATCATGTATATTCAGTTATCTAAGGATGTCAAACGATTGGCCGGAAGACCGCCAAGCGATCCGGAAGTCCAAAAGCTGATTGAGGATTTTATGAAATCAACGGTGGAATTTGTAGGCGAAGAGGCTATGCATGTGTTCGGCGAACTGGAAACAAGCGAAGCCGAAGAACTGGCATCCCAGTTTCCCTCACCATATACAAGGGAAGAGGAGGAGTGGTTAAACTCGGTTATGGAATATTATATGAAGCAAAATGAAATGCTCGATACAGATCAGCATTAG
- a CDS encoding ATP-binding cassette domain-containing protein, translated as MKGLAAWYRAETVPVISNLNLEIGPNQIIGLVGLNGAGKSTLLHVLSGIHRHYSLERLQWKNEGTSLTSPAFKRNRYTVFSEDESFEYFTFEEYVRHVFQSYGQEVRHDILDELVAGFHFQNYRNAYLGQLSMGSRRKAYLITGFALRPELLLLDEPVNGLDFESTEFLYQMMNEYRSHGTILFSSHVLESLCLTSDSIIILESGSIRHTFLQGDMDPEFIRGVLNK; from the coding sequence ATGAAGGGGCTAGCTGCTTGGTACCGTGCGGAAACAGTCCCCGTCATCTCGAATCTTAATTTGGAGATTGGCCCTAATCAGATCATAGGTTTGGTGGGATTGAACGGGGCCGGCAAGAGCACGCTGCTCCATGTCCTGAGCGGCATTCACCGGCATTATTCGCTGGAGCGGCTGCAGTGGAAGAACGAGGGAACTTCGCTGACAAGCCCTGCATTTAAACGTAATCGATATACCGTGTTCTCGGAGGACGAGTCGTTTGAGTATTTCACGTTCGAGGAGTATGTAAGGCATGTGTTTCAATCCTACGGACAAGAGGTCCGTCACGATATCTTGGACGAGCTCGTTGCAGGTTTCCATTTTCAGAATTACCGGAACGCGTACTTGGGCCAATTATCGATGGGCAGCAGGAGGAAGGCCTACCTGATCACGGGATTTGCATTGCGCCCGGAGCTGCTGCTGTTGGATGAGCCGGTCAACGGACTGGATTTCGAAAGCACGGAATTTCTGTATCAAATGATGAACGAGTACAGGAGCCATGGGACGATCTTGTTTTCTTCTCACGTTCTGGAGAGTTTATGTCTAACATCAGACAGCATCATCATTTTGGAGTCCGGATCCATCCGTCATACCTTTTTGCAGGGAGACATGGATCCCGAGTTTATTAGAGGGGTACTGAACAAGTGA
- a CDS encoding HAMP domain-containing sensor histidine kinase — protein sequence MINYVLFSVILGVIGFLVYENMYDAREEYISRTLPMVEASQLIRDDWESIPYETVQSFGGYIQVLDKSLNVVFSRGSGMEKAKASYTEEELLALFYEGNGSGYHSLAPFVSPEGREYRLLVTIPGGAVMKESRLVKTNAEITEVFTRLLIEGFLWFAAAFLLSLWVYGRITGRRITNPLTDVSRELAQIAEGRGGKRLFFRANKELMDLQLHFNRMADRLEQAETAKRRLEEGRRRLMMDISHDLKTPITTIQGYAEVLRLGMEQNEEQRLKYANRIYAKARFIASLVDDLFELTKLESMELSYERKIGDLAELCRTAAADLYDSFEQKGITLEIRIPESPVMLLYHDGLMHRALTNLLTNALKYNKEGAHVWLELEARDEGILLTVGDNGPGISDPVRETVFEPFVRGDQARRSDGGSGLGLAIARSSVERHAGQIWLDPEAEGTVVHIRLTMT from the coding sequence ATGATAAATTATGTCCTGTTTTCCGTCATTCTAGGGGTTATCGGTTTTCTGGTATATGAAAACATGTATGATGCCCGTGAGGAATATATAAGCCGGACACTTCCCATGGTTGAAGCGAGCCAGCTGATACGGGACGATTGGGAGAGCATCCCCTATGAAACCGTCCAATCTTTTGGCGGTTACATCCAGGTGCTGGACAAGAGCCTGAACGTTGTCTTTTCGCGGGGCAGCGGAATGGAAAAGGCAAAAGCCTCCTATACGGAGGAGGAGCTGCTCGCCCTGTTCTATGAAGGGAACGGGTCGGGATATCACTCCCTAGCCCCTTTCGTTTCACCGGAAGGCCGGGAATACCGGCTGCTTGTTACGATACCGGGCGGAGCTGTGATGAAGGAAAGCCGTTTGGTGAAGACAAACGCCGAGATAACCGAAGTTTTCACCAGACTTCTGATTGAGGGATTTCTGTGGTTTGCCGCCGCATTTTTATTGAGTTTATGGGTATACGGCCGGATTACGGGAAGAAGGATCACGAATCCGCTAACGGACGTTTCCCGCGAGCTCGCACAGATTGCAGAAGGCAGGGGAGGGAAGCGGCTATTTTTTCGAGCCAACAAGGAGTTAATGGATCTTCAGCTTCATTTCAACCGGATGGCGGACAGGCTTGAGCAGGCGGAGACGGCAAAGCGAAGACTTGAAGAAGGTCGCCGCCGGCTGATGATGGATATTTCCCATGATCTGAAAACGCCGATTACAACGATACAGGGTTATGCGGAGGTGCTGCGGCTCGGTATGGAGCAGAATGAAGAGCAGCGCCTGAAATATGCGAACCGCATTTATGCCAAGGCGAGGTTTATCGCCTCGCTTGTCGATGACCTGTTTGAGCTAACCAAGCTGGAGAGCATGGAACTGTCATACGAGCGGAAGATAGGTGATTTAGCTGAGCTGTGCCGCACTGCGGCAGCCGATCTGTACGATTCGTTTGAACAAAAGGGAATTACGCTGGAAATCCGCATTCCGGAATCGCCGGTCATGCTGCTTTATCACGATGGTCTCATGCATAGAGCTCTTACGAATTTATTGACGAATGCCCTGAAATACAATAAAGAGGGTGCTCATGTATGGCTGGAGCTGGAGGCACGTGATGAAGGCATCCTGCTTACCGTGGGAGATAACGGTCCGGGAATATCGGACCCTGTGAGAGAGACGGTGTTCGAACCTTTCGTGCGCGGTGATCAGGCCAGAAGAAGTGATGGCGGCAGCGGGCTCGGTTTAGCCATCGCACGAAGCTCGGTTGAGCGGCATGCCGGGCAAATTTGGCTTGATCCGGAGGCGGAGGGCACCGTTGTTCATATTCGATTGACCATGACATGA
- a CDS encoding alpha/beta hydrolase family protein: MRIYETALWIINLALIIGCVTLLGKHKRSVHLCFWAAALSGGLSLIHMITEGYRWQMIPAYAGCLIVGGLALYHLRQSTHSKDHPSIQPAKRFAGMTAIKRWITALLLLVHIGVSAALPSLLPVFSFAKPQGPYPVGTTTMVLEDERREEPSTDDPADRRKLMIQIWYPASPGTGTGPSPYIEHLPVVLEGLRQAISIPPFLLGQLKYVQPHSEQDAELSTDQERYPVLLFSHGLTGFRNQNTFQVEELASRGYVVVGIDHAYDAAAVVFPDQTAMLKLENLSGFDAYEKKSRLWVEDAKFVLDQIELLNESDHKGILSDRLDMDKVGMFGHSFGGATAAQMLLADSRVKAALNMDGTLYGQPVPEGGYGKPYMQMNAELSIDRLAFERSLDQAIESSGRSREDYEQFWAESAERRKRAGAGEAYSVEFAHANHMSFTDFYLFSPLLPPTGAAPRQMHRSINELSSAFFDRYVKGDSNVSLEKIAQGLPHVTMP; the protein is encoded by the coding sequence ATGCGTATATATGAAACAGCATTATGGATCATCAATCTGGCACTAATCATAGGCTGCGTCACGTTATTGGGGAAACACAAGCGTTCTGTACATCTCTGCTTCTGGGCAGCCGCACTGTCCGGGGGCCTAAGCCTTATCCATATGATAACCGAAGGCTACCGATGGCAGATGATCCCGGCCTATGCGGGATGTCTAATCGTAGGAGGACTGGCCCTTTATCATTTACGGCAATCCACTCATTCGAAGGATCATCCCTCGATCCAGCCTGCGAAGCGGTTTGCCGGAATGACAGCAATCAAGCGCTGGATCACCGCACTGCTTCTGCTCGTGCATATCGGCGTTTCGGCTGCATTGCCGTCACTCCTTCCGGTTTTCTCCTTTGCCAAACCTCAAGGACCATATCCTGTCGGAACGACCACGATGGTACTCGAGGACGAGCGCAGAGAAGAGCCGTCCACGGATGATCCTGCGGATCGCAGAAAACTTATGATCCAAATCTGGTACCCTGCGTCACCGGGCACAGGGACCGGGCCATCTCCGTATATAGAGCATCTCCCTGTCGTTCTTGAAGGTTTACGGCAGGCCATCTCCATACCCCCGTTTTTGTTAGGCCAACTGAAATACGTGCAGCCCCATTCCGAGCAAGATGCGGAGTTATCCACGGACCAGGAACGCTATCCCGTGCTGTTGTTCTCCCACGGACTGACCGGTTTCCGTAACCAGAACACGTTTCAGGTTGAAGAACTGGCCAGTCGAGGATACGTTGTCGTCGGCATCGATCACGCCTATGATGCCGCCGCCGTCGTCTTTCCGGACCAGACAGCCATGTTGAAACTTGAGAACCTGTCGGGCTTCGATGCATACGAGAAGAAGAGCCGGCTGTGGGTCGAAGATGCCAAGTTCGTACTGGATCAAATAGAGCTGCTAAACGAATCAGACCATAAAGGGATCTTATCCGATAGACTCGATATGGATAAGGTCGGCATGTTCGGCCATTCCTTTGGCGGCGCCACGGCAGCGCAGATGCTGCTGGCGGATAGCAGAGTGAAAGCTGCCCTCAATATGGACGGAACCCTTTACGGCCAGCCGGTGCCTGAAGGCGGATACGGGAAGCCGTATATGCAGATGAATGCGGAGCTTAGCATAGACCGCCTCGCATTCGAGCGATCCTTGGACCAGGCAATTGAATCTTCCGGCCGTAGTCGGGAAGATTACGAGCAGTTTTGGGCCGAGTCGGCGGAGCGCCGAAAACGGGCTGGGGCAGGAGAAGCATACTCGGTCGAATTCGCCCATGCGAACCATATGAGTTTCACGGATTTTTACCTGTTCTCTCCATTATTACCGCCAACAGGGGCTGCCCCTCGTCAGATGCACCGCTCCATTAACGAGCTCTCATCCGCTTTCTTCGACCGGTATGTCAAAGGCGATTCCAATGTTTCGCTGGAAAAGATCGCTCAAGGCTTGCCCCATGTGACCATGCCGTAG
- a CDS encoding N-acetyltransferase, translating to MQIRLMTDKDMDSLIDIWLAASKEAHHFISPEYWESKQKDMRDVYLPMADTYVLEEAGATVGFISTVQHALAALFVHPGDQGKGYGRALLQFVKERSPKLELKVYKENGNAFRFYSRNGFSVVEETIDEDTGQAEFVMAWEER from the coding sequence ATGCAAATTCGATTGATGACCGACAAAGATATGGACAGCCTCATTGACATTTGGCTGGCCGCCTCGAAGGAGGCCCACCATTTCATTTCACCCGAATACTGGGAATCCAAGCAAAAGGACATGCGCGACGTCTATTTGCCAATGGCCGATACCTATGTGCTGGAGGAAGCGGGCGCCACGGTAGGCTTTATATCGACCGTTCAGCATGCCTTGGCCGCTTTGTTCGTTCACCCTGGCGATCAGGGCAAGGGTTATGGCCGGGCTCTTCTTCAATTCGTGAAGGAACGCAGCCCTAAACTCGAGCTCAAGGTATATAAAGAGAACGGGAACGCTTTTCGTTTTTATTCCCGGAACGGCTTTTCCGTCGTTGAAGAAACCATCGACGAGGATACCGGTCAGGCGGAATTCGTCATGGCCTGGGAAGAACGATAA
- a CDS encoding sigma-70 family RNA polymerase sigma factor, which yields MQGSDLTPWLQRLKEGDKEAFRYVYDLTVDNVYRTVALLVSGRQDIEDIMNEIYLKLWLSLPNYDPSRPFRNWLHGITIRQVQDWRRKKWRKFRLFERQKLLEIEPEHPQTDRVIMLNETSREMLDILNHLSYKLRMVVVLRYYHEYSISEISELLEIPMGTVKSRHHQAMKELRKHSILLDHEEGGDCFVH from the coding sequence TTGCAAGGTTCAGACTTAACGCCGTGGCTGCAAAGACTAAAGGAGGGGGACAAGGAAGCATTCCGGTATGTTTATGATCTAACCGTCGATAATGTGTACCGAACTGTGGCTCTTCTTGTATCCGGCCGGCAGGATATAGAGGATATCATGAATGAAATCTATTTGAAGCTTTGGCTCTCTCTTCCGAACTATGACCCTAGTCGTCCCTTTCGGAATTGGCTGCACGGAATCACAATCCGGCAGGTTCAGGACTGGAGACGCAAAAAATGGCGAAAATTCCGGCTGTTCGAGCGTCAAAAGTTGCTTGAAATCGAGCCTGAACACCCCCAGACGGACCGGGTCATTATGCTGAACGAGACAAGCCGCGAAATGCTTGATATTCTTAACCATTTATCTTACAAGCTTCGAATGGTTGTCGTTCTCCGCTATTATCACGAATACAGCATAAGCGAGATTTCCGAGCTGCTCGAGATTCCCATGGGGACCGTCAAGTCCAGGCACCACCAAGCCATGAAAGAGCTGCGTAAACACTCGATACTCCTGGATCACGAAGAAGGAGGTGATTGCTTTGTCCATTGA
- a CDS encoding DUF3100 domain-containing protein has translation MKLKLQYLYLLAFVLIVIAVAEFIGIQAIQVGSVKISLLPLVFAILITMLLGLSIFRKGFMKKVYSKENVGFSSKYLIFIMLPLMARYGADVAPRLEEILKVGWVFIIQEIGNLGTILLGLPIAILLGLRREAIGATLGLGREGELAYISEKYTLDSDEGRGVLSLYIIGTLFGTLFFSILAPVMLAAGFSIEALAMSSGVGSASMMTGSSSALVAHSPEMTETINGYAAASQLLTSFLGTYTMVFLAVPLQRFMYKLMVRGEKK, from the coding sequence ATGAAGTTAAAACTACAGTATCTCTATTTGCTTGCATTCGTGCTCATTGTAATCGCGGTTGCCGAATTTATTGGCATTCAGGCGATCCAGGTGGGCTCCGTAAAAATCAGCCTGCTCCCGCTCGTATTCGCCATTTTGATCACGATGCTGCTTGGCTTGTCGATTTTCCGGAAAGGTTTCATGAAGAAAGTTTACAGTAAGGAGAACGTCGGCTTCTCCAGCAAGTATCTGATCTTCATTATGCTGCCGCTTATGGCGAGATACGGCGCCGACGTTGCGCCTAGATTAGAAGAAATTTTAAAAGTTGGCTGGGTGTTCATCATTCAGGAAATCGGCAACCTGGGTACGATTCTGCTCGGACTTCCCATCGCCATTCTACTCGGTCTGAGAAGGGAAGCCATCGGCGCTACGCTCGGACTTGGGAGGGAAGGGGAACTCGCTTACATATCCGAGAAATATACGCTTGACTCCGACGAAGGCCGCGGGGTGCTGTCCCTCTATATTATAGGTACCCTGTTCGGCACGCTGTTCTTCAGCATTCTTGCGCCGGTCATGCTTGCTGCCGGCTTCTCGATCGAAGCGTTGGCCATGTCCTCCGGGGTCGGCTCCGCCAGTATGATGACAGGCTCTTCTTCCGCGCTAGTCGCGCATTCTCCTGAGATGACGGAGACCATTAACGGATACGCTGCTGCGAGCCAGCTGCTTACCAGCTTCCTCGGAACGTATACGATGGTATTTCTCGCGGTGCCGCTGCAGCGGTTTATGTACAAATTAATGGTCAGAGGTGAGAAGAAATGA
- a CDS encoding DUF3796 domain-containing protein has translation MYKGQKKRYVRIGKHGWLLGLLGFNGLQYFKTHDPSFLFYFSFFSFFSFYFHGKLAEEMPDERYYMNAQKARSITMWVPAVCLFIIGIGSMFPFGTREFMIIVSAAGWAATFLTYSITFYYLDKYC, from the coding sequence ATGTATAAGGGACAGAAGAAGCGTTACGTACGAATCGGTAAGCACGGATGGCTGCTTGGTTTGTTGGGGTTTAATGGCCTTCAGTATTTCAAGACCCATGATCCGTCATTTTTGTTTTACTTTAGTTTTTTCAGCTTTTTCAGTTTCTATTTCCATGGGAAGCTGGCGGAGGAGATGCCGGATGAGCGGTATTACATGAATGCTCAGAAGGCGCGGTCCATCACCATGTGGGTGCCGGCCGTATGTTTGTTTATTATCGGAATCGGCAGCATGTTTCCCTTCGGAACAAGAGAATTCATGATCATCGTGAGCGCAGCGGGTTGGGCAGCTACGTTTCTGACGTATTCCATAACTTTTTATTATCTGGATAAATATTGTTAG
- a CDS encoding M20/M25/M40 family metallo-hydrolase: protein MSFKEQYEEIAGVGRTIFNNPELGYKEFKTHQTVTEFLKKVNPDIELQSFSTTGLRTTLGSGKPLNIAFIAELDAVYAPTHWQSDKETGAAHNCGHYTQVAIALALYKHYVESKAYEALDYSLTFIFIPAEEYLDLAYRDELLASGKISYYGGKPEAMKLGVFDDIDIGLCVHAMGGEFAERTIEINCDLAGFLYKHYTFTGKATHAGFDPFSAKNAYSMSTLFNVALGLSRQQMKDSEKVRMNPIVLDSDMSTNVIPNRITVGSDLRTQSVDYMKEAASKMDDAAKGSALALQGEVEIKTQMGYLPFVQDRYLSEFVMEAFQDNEEIARIWNNNAISAAGDIGDLAFMMPCIQIGYSGFTGTIHGDDFKDIDPEFIYEVFPRFLTQVLERMSGRIDRSKLYRRTFAEYEQLLASIVSSN, encoded by the coding sequence ATGAGCTTTAAAGAACAGTACGAAGAAATTGCAGGCGTTGGACGGACCATATTCAATAACCCCGAGCTTGGCTACAAGGAATTTAAGACCCATCAAACAGTGACCGAATTTTTGAAGAAGGTAAATCCGGATATCGAGCTGCAATCATTCAGTACAACCGGGCTTCGGACAACCCTCGGCAGCGGCAAGCCGCTGAATATCGCTTTTATTGCTGAATTGGACGCCGTTTACGCTCCAACGCATTGGCAATCGGATAAGGAGACGGGTGCGGCACACAATTGCGGCCATTATACGCAGGTGGCGATCGCACTGGCTTTGTACAAACATTATGTTGAATCAAAGGCGTACGAAGCCCTTGATTATAGTTTAACGTTTATTTTTATTCCGGCTGAGGAGTATTTGGATCTCGCCTATAGGGACGAATTGCTTGCCAGCGGTAAGATCTCCTATTACGGGGGGAAACCCGAAGCGATGAAACTCGGTGTGTTCGACGATATCGACATCGGGTTATGCGTGCACGCCATGGGTGGTGAGTTTGCAGAGCGCACGATCGAAATCAACTGCGACCTGGCTGGATTCCTATACAAGCATTATACGTTTACCGGAAAAGCAACCCATGCGGGTTTCGATCCTTTCTCCGCCAAAAATGCCTACAGCATGTCAACCCTGTTCAATGTGGCGTTAGGGCTCAGCAGGCAGCAAATGAAGGACAGTGAGAAGGTTCGCATGAATCCGATCGTTCTGGACTCCGACATGTCGACAAACGTCATTCCCAACCGGATTACGGTGGGCAGCGATCTGCGCACCCAGTCGGTCGACTATATGAAGGAAGCGGCCTCCAAGATGGACGATGCGGCCAAGGGCAGCGCGCTGGCCCTTCAAGGCGAGGTCGAGATTAAGACGCAGATGGGATATTTGCCGTTCGTTCAGGACCGGTATTTGTCCGAATTCGTGATGGAGGCGTTCCAGGATAACGAGGAGATCGCGCGTATTTGGAACAATAACGCCATCAGCGCGGCAGGAGATATCGGTGATCTGGCCTTCATGATGCCTTGCATTCAAATCGGCTACAGCGGTTTTACGGGGACGATCCACGGCGACGATTTCAAAGATATCGATCCCGAGTTTATCTATGAAGTGTTCCCGAGATTTTTAACCCAGGTGCTGGAGCGAATGAGCGGACGTATCGATCGATCGAAGCTGTACCGTCGTACATTTGCCGAATACGAGCAGCTCCTTGCATCGATAGTTAGCTCCAACTAA
- a CDS encoding helix-turn-helix transcriptional regulator, with product MEPFKCNLKKYRQLAGMTQDELAGKVGVRRETIIRLEAGKYNPSLKLAIDISRVVGAPIEELFIFD from the coding sequence ATGGAACCATTCAAATGCAATTTAAAAAAGTACAGGCAGTTAGCGGGGATGACCCAGGACGAGTTGGCGGGCAAGGTCGGGGTTCGAAGAGAGACCATCATCCGTCTGGAGGCGGGGAAATATAATCCCTCGCTAAAGCTGGCGATCGATATTTCGCGGGTGGTGGGAGCGCCCATTGAGGAGCTGTTTATATTCGACTAA